In Catenulispora sp. MAP5-51, the following proteins share a genomic window:
- a CDS encoding ABC transporter permease: MSAPVSMLGADGADHADCADRAAGAAGAVRRRLAVPGAVREIPWYVLLAGLILLLIAAAALWPGLFTGTSPDEVNPLAALQGPSAHHLFGTDQLGRDEFSRVVHGTGTSVGTGVAATALALAAGSVAGVFAATAGRVADEAVMRVCDVLMSFPGLLLALLVVAILGPGTVNAAVAIGVSMTPGYTKLVRGQALVVRRSDYVRAAVTFGRRRTEIDLRHVAPNALAPLLVLATVTVGGAVVAGASLSFLGLGPQPPAPDWGAMLADGQNYLAASWAVAVFPGLAVTTTVVAVTVVGGYLRKRFEGGQTNGGY, translated from the coding sequence ATGAGCGCGCCGGTTTCGATGCTCGGTGCCGATGGTGCGGACCACGCTGATTGCGCGGACCGTGCGGCCGGCGCGGCCGGTGCCGTCCGGCGGCGGCTGGCGGTGCCCGGGGCGGTCCGCGAGATCCCGTGGTACGTGCTGCTGGCCGGGCTGATTCTGCTGCTGATCGCGGCGGCGGCACTGTGGCCGGGGCTGTTCACCGGCACATCTCCCGACGAGGTGAACCCGCTCGCGGCGTTGCAGGGCCCCAGCGCGCACCACCTGTTCGGCACCGACCAGCTCGGCCGCGACGAGTTCAGCCGGGTCGTGCACGGCACCGGCACCTCGGTCGGGACCGGCGTCGCCGCGACCGCCCTGGCGTTGGCCGCGGGCTCCGTCGCAGGCGTGTTCGCGGCCACCGCCGGCCGGGTGGCCGACGAGGCGGTCATGCGGGTGTGCGATGTCCTGATGTCCTTCCCCGGACTGCTGCTGGCCTTGCTGGTGGTCGCGATCCTGGGCCCGGGCACGGTCAACGCCGCCGTCGCGATCGGGGTGTCCATGACGCCGGGGTACACGAAGCTGGTACGCGGCCAGGCCCTGGTCGTCCGGCGCTCGGACTACGTCCGGGCGGCGGTCACCTTCGGCCGCCGCCGCACGGAGATCGACCTGCGGCACGTCGCCCCCAACGCCCTGGCCCCCCTGCTGGTGCTGGCCACGGTGACGGTCGGCGGCGCGGTGGTGGCCGGCGCCTCGCTCAGCTTCCTGGGCCTGGGCCCGCAGCCCCCCGCCCCGGACTGGGGCGCGATGCTCGCCGACGGCCAGAACTACCTGGCCGCGTCCTGGGCGGTCGCGGTCTTCCCGGGCCTGGCGGTGACCACCACGGTGGTGGCGGTGACCGTCGTCGGCGGCTATCTGCGCAAGCGATTCGAGGGCGGGCAGACCAATGGCGGGTATTGA
- a CDS encoding dipeptide ABC transporter ATP-binding protein has product MHEPRVLRDTAVVEVRDLHVTFPTRTGPVHAVAGVDLTLHTGRCLAIVGESGSGKSVTARTLVGLAGAKARIRAERMELDGIDLTTLTDRQWEQVRGRRAGLVLQDALQSLDPIRRVGTEIGEALRNHRIVERPQLQSRVLDLLEQVHVPDPAQRARQYPHELSGGLRQRALIASAVAAGPDVLIADEPTTALDVTVQARILDLLAARKTDGAALLLISHDLSVVARLADQVAVMFGGVFVEQGTAAELLTAPAHPYTRELLAAVPTLHAKGTRLSVPLPGRAPGAVAAPDACVFAARCPLAVERCRQAPPVVELGGGHVARCWRTDEVGAAGIWLVSESAAELPIAPEAGPEAELGIAPVAESAAEPKLVAGLPVEPTLAAGLPVASVVEPKLAAEPKLAAEPKLAVELKPVAGLPVASVVESAAEPKSAAEPSPTPVIEVSAITKAFRLPDRSHRQVVRDVSFTLAAGEALGVVGESGAGKTTVARIVLGLLEPDAGSVRVLGEAWSGRREAERRRLRSRIQLVPQDPLAAFDPRYSVERLVGEALGAPGARGARGRRSRIAELLRLVGLDAGLLGRHPRELSGGQRQRVAIARALAPDPAVLVCDEPVSALDVSVQAQILDLFADLQDRLGVALLFISHDLGVVRHVCDRVLVMRDAAVVETGPVEAVFGAPREPYTKELVAALSPSG; this is encoded by the coding sequence ATGCACGAACCGCGCGTCCTGCGCGACACCGCCGTGGTCGAGGTCCGCGACCTGCACGTGACCTTCCCGACCCGGACCGGCCCGGTCCACGCCGTCGCCGGCGTGGACCTCACCCTGCACACCGGCCGCTGCCTGGCGATCGTCGGCGAGTCCGGATCCGGCAAGTCCGTCACCGCCCGCACCCTGGTCGGCCTGGCCGGCGCCAAGGCCCGCATCCGCGCCGAGCGTATGGAACTGGACGGCATCGACCTCACCACCCTCACCGACCGCCAGTGGGAGCAGGTCCGCGGCCGTCGCGCCGGCCTGGTCCTGCAGGACGCACTCCAGTCCCTGGACCCGATCCGCCGCGTCGGCACCGAGATCGGCGAGGCACTGCGCAACCACCGCATCGTCGAGCGCCCGCAGCTCCAGTCCCGCGTGCTGGACCTGCTGGAGCAAGTCCACGTCCCCGACCCGGCACAACGCGCGCGACAGTACCCGCACGAACTGTCCGGCGGACTCCGCCAACGAGCCCTGATCGCCTCCGCCGTAGCCGCCGGACCCGACGTCCTCATCGCCGACGAACCGACCACCGCCCTGGACGTGACAGTCCAGGCCCGCATCCTGGACCTGCTGGCCGCCCGCAAAACCGACGGCGCGGCCCTCCTGCTGATCAGCCACGACCTCAGCGTGGTGGCCAGACTGGCCGACCAGGTCGCGGTGATGTTCGGCGGCGTGTTCGTGGAACAGGGCACAGCCGCCGAGCTGCTGACCGCACCGGCGCACCCGTACACCAGGGAACTGCTGGCGGCAGTGCCGACGCTGCACGCGAAGGGAACACGGCTGTCGGTGCCACTGCCCGGCCGCGCACCGGGGGCCGTCGCGGCACCGGACGCCTGCGTGTTCGCGGCACGCTGCCCACTGGCGGTGGAGCGCTGCCGGCAGGCCCCGCCGGTGGTCGAGCTGGGCGGCGGGCACGTGGCGCGCTGCTGGCGGACGGATGAGGTGGGGGCGGCCGGGATTTGGCTGGTGAGCGAGTCGGCGGCCGAGCTGCCGATCGCCCCGGAGGCCGGACCCGAAGCCGAGCTGGGAATCGCGCCGGTGGCCGAGTCGGCAGCCGAGCCGAAGCTGGTGGCCGGGCTGCCGGTCGAGCCAACGCTGGCTGCCGGGCTGCCGGTCGCGTCGGTGGTCGAGCCGAAGCTGGCGGCCGAGCCGAAGCTGGCGGCTGAGCCGAAGCTGGCGGTCGAGCTGAAGCCGGTGGCCGGGCTACCGGTCGCTTCCGTGGTCGAGTCAGCCGCTGAGCCAAAGTCGGCGGCCGAGCCGAGCCCCACTCCCGTCATCGAAGTCTCCGCCATCACCAAAGCCTTCCGCCTCCCTGACCGCTCCCATCGCCAAGTCGTCCGCGATGTCTCCTTCACCCTGGCGGCCGGCGAGGCCCTGGGCGTGGTCGGCGAGTCCGGGGCGGGCAAGACGACGGTGGCGCGCATCGTGCTCGGCTTGCTGGAGCCTGATGCCGGTTCCGTGCGGGTGCTCGGCGAGGCGTGGTCCGGGCGGCGGGAGGCGGAGCGGCGGCGGTTGCGGAGCCGGATTCAGTTGGTGCCGCAGGATCCGTTGGCCGCGTTCGATCCCCGGTATTCGGTGGAGCGGCTCGTCGGGGAGGCGCTCGGTGCGCCGGGCGCGCGGGGTGCGCGGGGGAGGCGGTCGCGGATCGCTGAGCTGCTGCGGCTGGTCGGGCTTGATGCGGGGCTGCTCGGGCGGCATCCGCGGGAGTTGTCCGGCGGGCAGCGGCAGCGGGTCGCCATCGCGCGGGCGCTGGCGCCGGATCCGGCGGTGCTGGTCTGCGACGAGCCGGTCTCGGCGCTCGATGTCTCGGTGCAGGCGCAGATTCTGGACCTGTTCGCGGATCTGCAGGACCGGCTCGGCGTCGCGCTGCTGTTCATCTCGCACGACCTCGGCGTCGTCCGCCATGTCTGCGACCGCGTGCTGGTCATGCGGGACGCCGCTGTCGTGGAGACCGGGCCGGTCGAGGCGGTCTTCGGCGCCCCTCGCGAGCCCTACACCAAGGAACTGGTCGCGGCGCTGTCGCCGAGCGGCTGA
- a CDS encoding FAD-dependent monooxygenase: MSHPVIIVGAGPTGLLLAGELALGGVRPLVLDRLPAADPRAPGMAINSATVELLDQRGLLDALREGTIELPMAHFSNIWLDQSALFGPHTHSRVVPQSRLEERLAEWVAGLGVPVRRGVEVVGLTQDADSVVVDLRTADGPEQLTAGYVVGADGADSAVRRLAGIGFPGIDHAFTGIIGDVRIASEDFQAEAHFGAKYSPVGGLFTATPIGPDLWRIVTSEFEVPFTGDLADEVTPPELNARVARLTGVELKNAEPVWLTRTDNPSRLADRFRAGRVFLAGDAAHVFFALNGQRISSAFQDATNLGWKLAAVVAGWAPEGLLDTYEAERLPAARFAVENVKAQLSLAAPPETAAPLRALLGHLLAFEPVNRFLAETAQGLGVRYLPPGTAEDSVPHPLLGRRLPPVRLRTERGEIAVPELLHEGRGLLLDLSGGKAELPGLSAWGDRLSVVEAEAGPAAELDLAAALVRPDGHVAWLTTDAADVSGLAEAVAAWFGAEAAGAA; this comes from the coding sequence ATGAGCCACCCCGTCATCATCGTCGGAGCCGGCCCGACCGGCCTGCTGCTGGCCGGCGAGCTCGCGCTCGGCGGCGTGCGTCCGCTGGTCCTGGACCGGCTGCCGGCCGCGGACCCCCGGGCGCCGGGCATGGCGATCAACTCGGCCACGGTCGAGCTGCTGGACCAGCGGGGTCTGCTCGACGCCCTGCGCGAAGGGACGATCGAGCTGCCGATGGCGCACTTCTCGAACATCTGGCTCGACCAGAGTGCGTTGTTCGGGCCGCACACACACTCGCGGGTCGTACCGCAGTCCCGGCTGGAGGAGCGGCTGGCGGAGTGGGTCGCCGGTCTGGGCGTCCCGGTGCGCCGGGGCGTCGAGGTGGTCGGGCTGACGCAGGATGCCGACTCCGTCGTGGTGGACCTGCGCACCGCGGACGGTCCGGAGCAGCTGACCGCCGGCTACGTGGTCGGGGCGGACGGCGCGGACAGCGCGGTCCGGCGCCTGGCCGGCATCGGCTTCCCGGGGATCGACCACGCCTTCACCGGCATCATCGGCGACGTGCGGATCGCCTCCGAGGACTTCCAGGCCGAGGCTCACTTCGGCGCCAAGTACTCTCCGGTGGGCGGGCTGTTCACGGCGACGCCGATCGGCCCGGACCTGTGGCGCATCGTCACCTCGGAGTTCGAAGTCCCCTTCACCGGCGACCTGGCCGACGAGGTGACGCCGCCGGAGCTGAACGCCCGCGTCGCGCGCCTGACCGGCGTCGAGCTGAAGAACGCCGAGCCGGTGTGGCTGACCCGCACCGACAACCCGAGCCGGCTCGCGGATCGGTTCCGCGCCGGGCGCGTCTTCTTGGCCGGCGATGCCGCGCACGTCTTCTTCGCCTTGAACGGCCAGCGGATCAGCTCGGCGTTCCAGGACGCGACGAACCTGGGCTGGAAGCTGGCGGCCGTCGTGGCCGGCTGGGCTCCCGAGGGGCTGCTCGACACGTACGAGGCGGAGCGGTTGCCGGCTGCCCGTTTCGCGGTGGAGAACGTCAAGGCGCAGCTGTCCCTGGCCGCACCGCCGGAGACCGCGGCGCCGCTGCGTGCGCTGCTCGGGCACCTGCTGGCCTTCGAGCCGGTCAACCGGTTCCTGGCCGAGACGGCGCAAGGGCTCGGAGTCCGCTATCTGCCGCCGGGCACCGCCGAGGATTCCGTGCCGCACCCGCTGCTCGGCCGGCGTCTGCCCCCGGTTCGGCTGCGGACGGAGCGGGGCGAGATCGCGGTGCCGGAGCTGCTTCACGAGGGGCGCGGGCTGCTGCTGGACCTGTCCGGGGGCAAGGCCGAGCTACCGGGTCTGAGCGCGTGGGGTGACCGGCTGAGCGTCGTCGAGGCCGAGGCAGGGCCGGCGGCGGAGCTGGATCTGGCCGCCGCGCTTGTCCGACCCGACGGGCATGTCGCCTGGCTGACGACCGACGCGGCCGATGTCAGCGGACTGGCCGAGGCGGTCGCGGCGTGGTTCGGTGCGGAGGCGGCCGGGGCCGCGTGA